A window of the Dongshaea marina genome harbors these coding sequences:
- a CDS encoding substrate-binding periplasmic protein, translating into MKEYWIFIALLTATTPAPAADSLNADIRHRPPEMILESKSKSSGPLKTIIEEAVSAIGFKIKWRAAPFPRSLHGLKYGSVDIVPRLIRTREREEFVLYLGPIGCQTKDILFLVKKGQESLINRYEDLYLIKVGVKRATAYFQPFDSDSKIDKDQQKDDANMAGMFMRGRFKTMAVLDKTAIESALSAHEFNDYSYANYRYRQVIGNYYGMSRLSAHAKQYEKLNTVIKQMATSGRVAEIYQSYQAAPPSLASCN; encoded by the coding sequence ATGAAGGAATACTGGATATTCATCGCTCTGTTAACCGCTACCACCCCAGCCCCGGCAGCAGACTCACTGAATGCGGATATCCGTCATCGTCCCCCTGAGATGATCCTCGAATCCAAGAGTAAGAGCAGCGGCCCGCTCAAAACGATTATCGAGGAAGCGGTATCTGCCATAGGCTTTAAGATTAAATGGCGGGCAGCGCCCTTCCCCAGAAGCTTACATGGCCTTAAGTATGGCAGTGTAGATATAGTGCCACGCTTGATCCGTACCAGGGAGCGTGAAGAGTTCGTCCTCTACCTGGGACCCATCGGCTGTCAAACCAAGGATATTCTGTTTCTGGTCAAAAAGGGTCAGGAATCTCTCATTAATCGCTATGAGGATCTGTACTTGATAAAAGTAGGCGTCAAACGCGCTACAGCTTATTTCCAACCTTTTGATAGCGACAGCAAGATCGATAAAGATCAGCAAAAAGACGATGCCAATATGGCGGGGATGTTTATGCGCGGGCGTTTTAAGACCATGGCGGTCCTGGATAAGACCGCGATCGAGTCGGCCCTCAGCGCCCATGAGTTCAATGACTATAGCTATGCAAACTATCGTTACCGCCAGGTGATTGGTAACTATTACGGGATGTCGCGCCTTTCAGCCCACGCCAAACAGTATGAAAAGCTCAATACAGTGATCAAACAGATGGCAACATCCGGAAGGGTTGCCGAGATCTATCAAAGCTATCAGGCAGCACCACCATCTCTGGCCAGCTGCAATTAA
- the rdgC gene encoding recombination-associated protein RdgC, producing the protein MWFKNIQLYRFSKPFSLSAEELEKQLAQDQFTPCGSQDLSRFGWSYPMGKEGQLFTHVCGNNILICAKKESKILPASVIREEMQEKIEHLEIEHNRPLKKKEKEAIKEEVTQTLLPRAFSRSERVFAWINPEQDLIAVDCASIKKAEELLSLLRKSIGSVPVIPFAPQKPAEVTMTDWIKNGQLPAGFEVENEAELRAATDEGAIIRCRHQDLSSDEILSHLEAGKWVTKLALNWRETLSFVLGDDLSLRRLKFSDEFKEQLEEHEDPAARFDSDFALMTGELSSFFSELFTLFAAEQTEPSAEESSQDSREPAEDLPW; encoded by the coding sequence ATGTGGTTTAAAAACATTCAGCTTTACCGCTTCTCCAAGCCTTTTTCCCTCAGCGCTGAAGAGTTGGAAAAACAGTTAGCCCAGGACCAGTTTACTCCCTGTGGCAGTCAGGACCTTAGCCGCTTTGGCTGGAGCTACCCCATGGGTAAAGAGGGTCAGCTTTTCACCCATGTATGTGGCAACAACATACTGATCTGTGCCAAAAAAGAGAGTAAGATCCTTCCCGCCTCGGTGATCCGCGAAGAGATGCAGGAGAAGATTGAACACCTGGAGATCGAGCACAATCGCCCCCTCAAGAAAAAAGAGAAGGAAGCGATCAAGGAGGAGGTCACCCAGACCCTGCTGCCTCGTGCCTTTAGCCGCAGTGAGCGAGTCTTTGCCTGGATCAACCCGGAGCAGGATCTCATCGCCGTGGATTGTGCCTCAATCAAGAAAGCCGAAGAGCTACTCTCACTGCTGCGCAAGAGCATCGGCAGCGTTCCTGTCATCCCCTTTGCCCCACAAAAGCCAGCCGAAGTCACCATGACCGACTGGATCAAGAATGGCCAGCTTCCGGCAGGTTTTGAAGTTGAAAACGAGGCTGAGCTCAGAGCCGCAACCGACGAGGGAGCGATCATCCGCTGCCGCCACCAGGATCTGAGCAGTGATGAGATCCTCTCGCACCTTGAGGCTGGTAAATGGGTGACCAAGCTCGCCCTGAACTGGCGGGAGACCCTGAGCTTTGTGTTAGGGGATGATCTCAGCCTGCGTCGACTGAAATTCAGCGATGAATTTAAAGAGCAGCTCGAGGAGCATGAAGATCCGGCCGCACGCTTTGACAGTGACTTTGCACTGATGACCGGTGAGCTCAGCTCATTTTTTAGTGAGCTCTTCACCCTGTTTGCCGCGGAGCAAACGGAGCCCTCGGCAGAAGAAAGTTCCCAGGACTCCCGGGAGCCAGCCGAAGATCTTCCCTGGTAA
- a CDS encoding GNAT family N-acetyltransferase: MIRPFRQQDMDALLEVWLLSSLQACDFISASFWWLHQEEAQKRYLHCAEIWVAEEQQEVVGFMALVGDYLVALFVRPNEQGRGVGKQMLEKAKGLRSRLVLRIFADNDVAVRFCQHQGFMISRELIDETTQRSELLMEYSPRSPDYQQAMC, translated from the coding sequence ATGATCAGGCCATTTCGACAACAGGATATGGATGCTCTGCTGGAGGTATGGTTGCTCTCTTCACTTCAGGCGTGTGATTTCATCTCGGCTTCCTTTTGGTGGCTGCATCAGGAGGAGGCTCAAAAGCGTTATCTGCATTGTGCCGAGATCTGGGTTGCTGAGGAGCAGCAGGAAGTGGTTGGCTTCATGGCCCTGGTAGGGGACTACCTGGTAGCCCTGTTTGTTCGCCCCAATGAACAGGGGCGAGGGGTGGGTAAACAGATGCTGGAAAAAGCCAAGGGGCTGCGCTCACGACTGGTGCTGCGTATCTTTGCCGACAATGATGTGGCCGTGCGTTTTTGTCAGCATCAGGGCTTTATGATCAGTCGTGAACTCATCGATGAAACGACTCAGCGATCCGAGCTTCTGATGGAGTATTCACCCCGCTCCCCCGATTATCAGCAGGCTATGTGTTGA
- a CDS encoding TIGR02285 family protein gives MNACNGNAIEVKTTRRSRQTSSPCQRASITAFLWLLLLLISGQANASEPKPRVVWADVVLPPYHHIPDGPWKNLGITDGISAMLMQQMPGFEHERKIMSGEALFNWFKKRPNVCNPAFKKTKERESFLYYSIPSVFIPANGIAFLSKNTSHFGKKCASLQSLLRDPHLKIGISRERAYGKAIDNLLKANSGQLNMVRVSMGGSTDRLLEMILRERIDYALGYAVEFGFFTLQLESQSKIKFLPICEASGYTYSHIVCSKTPEGKKIIHSVNQALLKLRPQQDYRQIIERWLTPDFIPSYRTAYDRQFLTKTGTSQSDSPVTDTDE, from the coding sequence ATGAATGCATGCAATGGGAATGCAATTGAGGTTAAAACGACTCGCCGCTCCCGGCAAACCAGCTCCCCTTGCCAAAGAGCGAGCATAACTGCCTTTTTGTGGCTACTGCTGCTCCTTATCAGCGGTCAGGCTAATGCTTCGGAACCCAAACCACGGGTAGTGTGGGCCGATGTAGTCCTGCCCCCCTATCACCATATACCTGATGGCCCATGGAAAAACCTGGGGATCACCGATGGGATCAGCGCAATGCTGATGCAACAGATGCCAGGCTTTGAGCATGAGAGAAAAATAATGTCGGGAGAGGCCCTGTTTAACTGGTTCAAGAAACGCCCCAATGTATGTAATCCCGCCTTTAAAAAAACCAAAGAACGCGAATCCTTTCTCTACTACTCAATCCCCAGCGTTTTTATCCCCGCCAATGGCATCGCATTTCTCAGCAAGAACACCTCACACTTTGGCAAGAAGTGCGCTTCGCTTCAATCTCTGTTAAGGGATCCCCATCTCAAAATCGGTATCTCCAGAGAGAGGGCCTATGGCAAAGCCATCGACAACCTGCTGAAGGCGAACAGCGGCCAGCTCAATATGGTGCGGGTTTCAATGGGAGGTTCAACGGATCGCCTGCTCGAGATGATCCTGCGTGAACGCATCGACTATGCCCTGGGTTACGCCGTTGAGTTTGGTTTTTTCACCCTGCAGCTTGAGAGCCAGTCTAAGATTAAGTTTCTTCCTATCTGCGAGGCCTCGGGCTATACCTATTCACACATCGTTTGCTCAAAGACCCCCGAGGGAAAGAAAATCATTCACTCGGTCAACCAGGCCCTTCTCAAATTGCGACCGCAACAAGACTATCGCCAGATCATCGAACGCTGGCTCACTCCGGATTTTATACCCAGCTATCGCACCGCCTATGACCGACAGTTTCTGACTAAGACAGGTACCTCTCAATCAGACTCACCGGTCACAGACACAGACGAATAA
- a CDS encoding 3-hydroxyacyl-CoA dehydrogenase family protein has product MRAKLINVLKMKTLVRVIARLGGSMDNSIERICVVGAGFMGSQIALYCASHGHDVWVYDHSPDALQKADLTFREILAHRSEQELLEEEPAEILARLHIIDSLHLAVSDADLVIESVPEKLVLKQRVFADLDALVPEHCILATNSSAICVSQLEPSVKLKERIVNMHFYPPIWQRPMVEIMGTDNTKPECIKQLRDFCCQLNLTPLMVSKESMGFIFNRVWHAIKRECLQLVDEGVCSFQDVDRAWMIATRSPIGPFGMMDMVGLDVVQDIELLYFEKSADPADAPCALLKEKIKRGELGIKVGRGFYQYPQPEFQRVDWLTGGDSSPKKP; this is encoded by the coding sequence ATGCGTGCCAAACTCATTAACGTACTGAAGATGAAAACTCTGGTGCGGGTGATCGCCAGGCTGGGAGGCTCGATGGATAACTCAATTGAACGCATCTGTGTGGTTGGTGCAGGCTTCATGGGATCACAAATTGCCCTATATTGTGCCAGTCATGGTCATGATGTTTGGGTCTATGATCATAGCCCGGATGCCCTGCAGAAGGCTGATCTGACGTTTCGGGAAATTTTAGCCCACCGTAGTGAACAAGAGCTACTGGAGGAGGAGCCTGCAGAGATACTGGCGAGACTGCATATCATTGATAGCCTGCACCTGGCGGTATCGGATGCGGATCTGGTGATTGAATCCGTTCCCGAGAAACTTGTCCTCAAGCAGCGGGTATTTGCCGATCTGGATGCGCTGGTGCCGGAGCACTGCATCCTGGCCACCAACAGTTCGGCTATCTGTGTGAGTCAGTTGGAGCCGAGTGTCAAGTTGAAAGAGCGGATCGTCAACATGCATTTTTATCCGCCGATCTGGCAACGGCCCATGGTTGAAATCATGGGAACAGATAACACCAAACCCGAGTGTATCAAGCAGCTCAGGGACTTTTGCTGCCAGCTTAACCTGACCCCGCTGATGGTGAGTAAAGAGAGTATGGGGTTTATTTTCAACCGGGTTTGGCATGCGATCAAGCGTGAGTGCCTGCAACTGGTTGATGAGGGGGTGTGTAGCTTTCAGGACGTGGATCGGGCCTGGATGATTGCGACTCGCTCTCCCATTGGTCCCTTTGGGATGATGGATATGGTTGGTCTGGATGTGGTGCAGGATATCGAGCTGCTCTATTTTGAAAAATCAGCTGATCCGGCAGATGCTCCCTGTGCTCTGCTAAAGGAGAAAATCAAGCGCGGAGAGCTGGGGATCAAGGTGGGGCGTGGTTTTTACCAGTATCCCCAGCCCGAGTTTCAAAGGGTCGATTGGCTGACCGGAGGGGACTCCTCCCCAAAAAAACCTTAG
- a CDS encoding M15 family metallopeptidase produces MSQFEQPIVADYQQATEQECIALCEQQELVTLPEHPRWRLENSYYRVGLDGALPLMWVRRSVLERLYRMLELIPESQGILIFDTYRNGATSLAIFEHIRDSIWREHSDWDLQQVESYTRKFCAHPTDKGHYAIPPHKSGGAIDLALFELKTGKMLDYGCEFDDLTQVAQTRFFETSWSEELPFSEKRWLEAQKNRRTLFNMMKTLGFANYQGEWWHYDLGDCIWAELRNAGQWLYQDAAELLAETQAV; encoded by the coding sequence ATGAGCCAATTTGAGCAACCGATTGTGGCTGATTATCAGCAGGCCACCGAGCAAGAGTGTATAGCACTTTGTGAGCAGCAGGAGCTGGTGACTCTGCCTGAACATCCACGTTGGCGGTTGGAAAACTCATACTATCGGGTGGGGCTCGATGGGGCATTGCCTTTGATGTGGGTTCGCCGCTCGGTATTAGAGCGACTGTACCGGATGCTTGAATTGATCCCTGAATCTCAGGGGATCCTTATTTTCGATACCTACCGTAATGGCGCCACCTCTCTGGCCATTTTTGAGCATATCCGGGACTCCATCTGGCGGGAACATAGTGACTGGGATCTGCAGCAGGTCGAGAGTTATACCCGTAAATTCTGTGCTCACCCGACGGATAAGGGTCATTACGCCATCCCTCCCCATAAGAGTGGCGGTGCCATCGATCTGGCGCTGTTTGAGCTCAAAACCGGCAAGATGCTTGATTATGGTTGTGAGTTTGATGATTTAACTCAGGTTGCCCAGACCCGTTTTTTTGAGACATCCTGGTCTGAGGAGCTCCCCTTTAGTGAAAAACGCTGGCTTGAGGCACAGAAAAACCGGCGCACCCTGTTTAATATGATGAAAACACTTGGGTTTGCCAATTACCAGGGGGAGTGGTGGCACTATGATCTGGGGGACTGTATCTGGGCAGAGCTAAGGAACGCGGGACAATGGCTCTATCAGGACGCCGCAGAGTTGCTGGCTGAGACACAGGCCGTATAA
- a CDS encoding DUF924 family protein, with amino-acid sequence MDYLAVLKFWFEECTPKQWFDKDPAFDALINERFGHIHRAAAAGELSRWRGHAKGRLAEVIVLDQFSRNIYRDKPQAFAYDGMALILAQEALRRGIAVELERVERQFLYMPFMHSESAAIHEHALLIFDEVGMESTLEYEKRHKAIIDRFGRYPHRNAIVGRESTAEELAFLQEPGSSF; translated from the coding sequence ATGGATTATTTGGCGGTTCTTAAGTTCTGGTTTGAGGAGTGTACTCCCAAGCAGTGGTTTGACAAGGACCCGGCATTTGATGCACTGATTAATGAGCGTTTTGGACATATCCACCGTGCCGCCGCAGCGGGGGAGCTTTCCCGCTGGAGGGGCCATGCCAAGGGACGGCTGGCTGAGGTGATCGTGCTGGATCAGTTTTCCCGTAACATCTATCGCGATAAGCCCCAGGCTTTTGCTTATGATGGGATGGCACTCATCCTTGCCCAGGAAGCCCTGCGCCGTGGGATCGCGGTTGAGCTTGAGCGGGTCGAGCGCCAGTTCCTGTATATGCCATTCATGCACAGTGAGTCGGCCGCGATCCATGAGCATGCGCTGCTGATCTTTGATGAGGTCGGGATGGAGTCGACGCTCGAATATGAAAAGCGCCACAAGGCGATTATCGACAGGTTTGGCCGTTACCCTCACCGTAACGCCATTGTGGGTCGGGAGTCGACTGCTGAGGAGCTGGCTTTTTTACAAGAGCCGGGCTCTTCATTTTAA
- a CDS encoding SH3 domain-containing protein — MDLIPMKRLWAAGVLLLISHTVFASQRVSLPVTNLFKSPALESPVVSQALYGEKIRVLQTKPHWLYVETPDQYRGWVARSAVAQTDHYYKNSQPLTTANRQVHIYQTPSTAQHKPLLTLPFGVELAAQGSSLQGQQRWIEVKLLDGKKAWIQRGISTRGATIFRFHRWYAFFGPSRSPNKIDSDH, encoded by the coding sequence ATGGATTTGATACCGATGAAGCGACTCTGGGCTGCCGGCGTGTTGCTGCTGATATCGCACACTGTTTTTGCCTCCCAGAGGGTCTCCCTGCCGGTGACTAACCTCTTTAAGTCTCCGGCACTGGAAAGTCCTGTGGTCTCTCAGGCCCTCTATGGGGAGAAAATCCGGGTGCTTCAAACCAAGCCTCACTGGCTGTATGTCGAAACACCGGATCAATACCGTGGCTGGGTGGCGCGTTCGGCCGTAGCACAAACAGATCACTATTATAAGAACTCACAGCCTCTGACCACGGCCAACCGTCAGGTTCATATCTATCAAACTCCCAGCACCGCTCAGCACAAACCCTTGCTCACGCTGCCCTTCGGTGTAGAGCTGGCGGCTCAGGGAAGCTCTTTGCAGGGACAGCAGCGCTGGATTGAAGTGAAACTACTGGATGGCAAAAAGGCCTGGATACAGAGGGGGATATCCACCCGGGGCGCTACAATCTTTCGATTCCACAGATGGTATGCGTTTTTTGGTCCATCGCGATCACCCAATAAGATCGATAGCGATCACTGA
- the istA gene encoding IS21 family transposase has translation MPTVHITMRKLKEILRLKYQGGLSHRQIASSLSVSPSTVSNYCKRAQQMGLCQWPLPAEWDEERLRREFLETRITVRQTPPLPDWAVAHQELRRKGMTLQLLWEEYAERHPKNHYSYNHYCMRYREWRKCQSPSMRQSHKAGEKLFVDYCGPTVPIVDPRTGEERRAQIFVAVMGASSYTYADATLSQGLEDWVMSHKRAFEFLGGVPEMIVPDNLKSGVSRACRYEPDLNPTYQQLAAHYGVAVLPARPYKPKDKAKAEVGVQIVERWILAKLRHETFFSLAQLNQRIGALLTELNNRPFKKLPGSRKSQFELLDKPVLKSLPQNPYQFTRVKAVRVHIDYHIELDKHYYSVPYTLLKRKLEAHICDNLVRIYHGGRCVATHPRSYQQGGQTTHPDHMPVAHQKQMQWTPGRFLNWAQEIGPSTLAVIKQLLYRKSHPELGYRASLGILNLEKRYGRPRLEAACQRADRTGVYYQKGIRSILEKGLDGQPLPETQPDRLAELTHLNIRGSGYYH, from the coding sequence ATGCCAACGGTGCATATCACCATGCGAAAACTCAAAGAGATCCTCAGACTCAAGTACCAAGGCGGCCTGAGTCACCGCCAGATCGCAAGCAGCCTGTCTGTGTCTCCGTCGACTGTGTCCAATTACTGCAAAAGGGCCCAACAGATGGGGCTATGCCAATGGCCTCTGCCTGCTGAGTGGGATGAAGAGCGGCTGCGCCGTGAGTTCCTTGAGACCCGGATCACGGTTCGTCAGACACCTCCTCTGCCGGATTGGGCCGTGGCCCATCAGGAGCTCAGACGCAAAGGGATGACGCTACAACTCCTGTGGGAGGAGTATGCTGAGCGACATCCCAAGAACCACTACAGCTATAACCATTACTGCATGCGTTATCGTGAGTGGCGTAAATGCCAGTCTCCCTCAATGCGTCAGAGCCATAAAGCCGGTGAAAAACTGTTTGTTGATTACTGCGGTCCAACCGTGCCCATCGTGGATCCGAGGACTGGGGAGGAGCGTCGGGCTCAGATCTTTGTCGCTGTGATGGGTGCATCCAGCTACACCTACGCCGATGCAACCTTGAGTCAGGGGCTGGAAGACTGGGTGATGAGCCATAAACGGGCCTTCGAATTTCTGGGGGGAGTACCAGAGATGATCGTTCCGGATAATCTCAAAAGCGGAGTCAGTAGAGCGTGTCGCTACGAGCCAGATCTCAATCCTACCTATCAGCAGCTGGCTGCACACTATGGTGTTGCAGTGCTTCCTGCCCGTCCTTACAAGCCCAAAGATAAAGCCAAGGCTGAGGTGGGCGTGCAGATCGTTGAGCGCTGGATCCTGGCAAAACTGCGCCATGAGACCTTCTTCAGTCTGGCTCAGCTAAACCAGCGGATCGGGGCTCTGCTCACCGAGTTGAACAATCGCCCGTTCAAGAAGCTGCCGGGAAGCCGTAAATCACAGTTTGAATTGCTAGACAAACCGGTGCTCAAATCGCTGCCTCAAAACCCCTATCAGTTCACCCGGGTGAAGGCGGTTCGGGTTCATATCGACTATCACATCGAGCTCGACAAGCACTACTACTCGGTTCCCTATACCCTGCTCAAACGCAAGCTTGAAGCGCATATCTGCGACAACCTGGTACGGATCTATCATGGTGGTCGCTGTGTCGCGACACATCCACGCAGCTATCAGCAGGGAGGGCAAACCACCCACCCCGATCATATGCCGGTCGCACACCAAAAGCAGATGCAATGGACCCCGGGACGCTTTCTGAACTGGGCTCAGGAGATAGGCCCCTCCACGCTTGCGGTGATCAAACAGCTGCTCTACCGAAAGTCCCACCCGGAGCTTGGATATCGGGCCAGCCTTGGGATCCTCAACCTGGAAAAGCGATATGGACGCCCCCGCTTAGAAGCGGCCTGCCAGCGAGCAGACCGAACGGGCGTTTACTATCAGAAAGGGATCCGCTCCATCCTGGAAAAGGGGCTGGATGGCCAGCCACTGCCCGAAACTCAGCCGGATCGTCTGGCGGAGCTCACTCACCTCAATATCCGTGGCTCAGGCTACTATCACTAA
- the istB gene encoding IS21-like element helper ATPase IstB, producing MTEQLKQQLRELKLSGIRDALERQHQQPGHYQELGFEERLSLLLEQELTDRSQRRIERLIKQARFRLQANLEQLDYRSDRGLHRAQIRSLAEGYWLSLGQTLILTGATGCGKTYLACALGHHFCLQGLGVRYFRFKELLEQLQLAQADGSYRKLMVQLRNTPLLILDDWGLESLNALQRSDLLELIDARHGHGATLIGSQLPLEHWHTMIGESTHADAILDRLVHGAIRVELCGESMRKITAELTDADHSG from the coding sequence ATGACAGAACAACTCAAACAGCAACTTCGGGAGCTGAAACTAAGTGGTATCCGGGATGCCCTGGAAAGGCAACATCAGCAACCCGGGCACTACCAGGAACTCGGGTTCGAAGAGCGACTCAGCCTGCTGCTGGAGCAGGAGCTGACGGATCGGTCTCAGCGGCGGATCGAGCGCCTTATCAAGCAGGCCCGATTCCGGCTGCAGGCAAATCTGGAGCAACTGGATTATCGAAGTGATCGCGGCTTGCATAGAGCCCAGATCCGCTCACTGGCAGAGGGATACTGGCTTAGCCTGGGGCAGACTCTGATCCTGACCGGGGCGACCGGGTGCGGGAAAACCTATCTGGCCTGCGCCCTGGGCCATCACTTCTGTCTGCAGGGACTCGGGGTTCGCTACTTCCGGTTTAAAGAGCTGCTGGAGCAACTGCAGCTGGCTCAGGCTGATGGCAGCTATCGAAAGCTGATGGTTCAGTTGAGAAACACGCCGCTTCTGATCCTCGATGACTGGGGACTGGAGTCGCTGAATGCGCTTCAGCGTAGCGATCTACTGGAGTTAATCGATGCTCGCCATGGTCACGGAGCCACACTGATCGGCAGCCAGCTTCCGCTGGAGCACTGGCACACAATGATCGGTGAATCAACCCATGCGGATGCGATCCTGGATCGTCTGGTTCATGGAGCGATCCGTGTAGAATTATGCGGAGAATCGATGAGAAAAATCACCGCAGAGTTGACGGATGCCGATCACTCAGGGTAA
- a CDS encoding C40 family peptidase produces the protein MVSLSTRFIGTPYTWGGSSSFGFDCSGFVQQMYKTMGVILPRDSGPQAQWKGFLSVKRNALHPGDLLFFGKDRVTHVGMFLKKQHDKLLFIDATVSDNQGKNAPYLQLSDLNATYWSKLYLGARRLKS, from the coding sequence ATGGTAAGCCTGTCGACCCGCTTTATCGGAACCCCCTATACCTGGGGAGGGAGCTCTAGCTTTGGTTTTGATTGTTCAGGTTTTGTGCAGCAGATGTATAAAACCATGGGGGTTATCCTGCCACGCGACTCTGGCCCCCAGGCCCAGTGGAAGGGTTTTCTATCGGTAAAACGCAACGCTTTGCATCCGGGTGATCTGCTGTTTTTTGGCAAGGACAGAGTGACCCATGTGGGGATGTTCCTCAAAAAGCAGCACGACAAATTGCTGTTTATCGATGCCACCGTCTCCGATAACCAGGGAAAAAATGCCCCCTACCTGCAACTCAGTGATCTGAATGCAACGTATTGGAGCAAGCTCTATCTGGGCGCGAGGCGCCTGAAATCCTGA
- a CDS encoding porin produces the protein MKKTATAVVVAALCASAAANATTTIYSKDGSTVGLYGRVNPRFLTGHDNNARPTDNPGSEGDNTHFTASARLGFDLTQKLNEQWDAVSSIAWDVAAERSSDGTFDSRQAYAGFNGHEYGTLTFGQQAGAFSIPCEIADIVWYFGGDSYEDRSFEQGVVNYAVSVHGYNLQFTAGAHASGDADTFWQTYGTKDAVRTNVFEASVEHPYDFKTAGVLDLAAGVQSVSFETGVHEVNWSVGGTYNLKGLQLAASYEYMTIKNTDVPDASKTQDIASNGVVLSIQHHFKQWTPYAEYSYQKASDGDVPSGVSSTFSNNLVLGSKYNFTSNIFAVTEYVFNHKIFSEQDDSGNPVVTDPDNQLYVGLYYYY, from the coding sequence ATGAAAAAAACAGCTACTGCAGTCGTGGTTGCGGCTCTTTGTGCAAGCGCCGCGGCGAATGCAACCACCACGATTTATTCTAAAGATGGGAGTACCGTCGGTCTTTATGGACGGGTCAATCCACGCTTTCTTACCGGGCATGATAATAATGCCCGCCCCACAGATAACCCCGGCAGTGAGGGAGATAACACCCACTTTACCGCCAGTGCCCGTTTAGGGTTTGATTTAACCCAGAAGTTAAACGAGCAATGGGATGCGGTCAGTTCAATTGCCTGGGATGTTGCAGCCGAGCGCAGCAGTGACGGAACCTTTGATTCCAGGCAGGCTTACGCGGGTTTTAACGGGCATGAATACGGTACATTGACCTTTGGTCAACAGGCGGGAGCCTTTAGCATTCCGTGCGAAATTGCAGATATCGTCTGGTACTTTGGCGGAGATAGCTATGAGGATCGCAGCTTTGAGCAGGGTGTGGTGAACTATGCCGTATCAGTGCATGGGTATAATTTGCAGTTTACCGCCGGTGCCCATGCCTCGGGAGATGCGGATACCTTCTGGCAAACTTATGGTACCAAGGATGCGGTGCGTACCAATGTGTTTGAGGCCTCGGTAGAGCATCCCTATGATTTCAAAACTGCCGGTGTGTTAGATCTGGCAGCCGGAGTTCAGTCGGTGAGCTTTGAGACCGGTGTTCACGAAGTGAACTGGTCCGTTGGCGGCACCTATAATCTTAAGGGGCTGCAACTGGCTGCAAGCTATGAATATATGACCATTAAGAATACAGATGTGCCGGATGCCAGCAAAACTCAGGATATTGCATCCAATGGGGTGGTATTGAGTATTCAGCACCACTTTAAGCAGTGGACTCCTTATGCTGAATATAGCTACCAGAAAGCCTCTGATGGAGATGTGCCTTCAGGTGTGAGCTCAACCTTTTCTAACAACCTGGTGCTTGGCTCTAAGTACAACTTCACCTCAAATATATTTGCGGTGACCGAGTATGTGTTTAATCACAAGATCTTCAGTGAACAGGATGACTCCGGTAATCCAGTGGTGACGGATCCGGATAATCAGCTCTATGTGGGTCTCTACTATTACTATTGA